In a genomic window of Paraburkholderia acidiphila:
- a CDS encoding epoxide hydrolase family protein, whose product MPNDLHPAPLSRRRFIGAAATLAAGVAISRFAFAESKPAASGITQIAAGDPSSIRPLRVQIPEAALTDLRRRIVATQWPERETVDDASQGVQLATMQRLASYWANDYNWRKVEARLNALPQYVTEIDGLDIHFIHVRSKHENALPIIVTHGWPGSIIEQLKIIEPFTNPTAHGGSASDAFHVVIPSLPGYGFSGKPTKTGWDPQRVARAWAVLMDRLGYQRYAAQGGDWGNAVTEQLALLKPAGLVGIHTNMPATVPDAIAKSLKDGTPPPAGLSPEEQHAYDQLDDFYKHGLGYALEMANRPQTLYGVQDSPVGLAAWMLDHDARGQALIARVFQGQPEGLTKDDVLDNVTLYWLTKTAVSSARLYWENKLNFFEPKHVELPVGVSVFPDEIYAAPRSWTERAYPKLIHYNRLPKGGHFAAWEQPAAFTEEVRATFRTLRQPA is encoded by the coding sequence ATGCCAAACGATCTTCATCCCGCCCCGCTTTCGCGCCGGCGTTTCATCGGCGCGGCCGCCACGCTGGCTGCAGGTGTCGCAATCAGCCGGTTCGCTTTCGCAGAATCGAAGCCGGCGGCAAGCGGAATTACGCAGATCGCCGCCGGCGATCCGTCTTCCATTCGCCCGCTTCGCGTGCAGATTCCGGAAGCAGCGCTGACCGATCTGCGGCGCCGTATCGTCGCGACGCAATGGCCGGAGCGCGAAACCGTCGACGATGCTTCGCAAGGCGTGCAGCTCGCCACCATGCAAAGGCTCGCCAGTTACTGGGCCAACGACTACAACTGGCGCAAAGTGGAAGCGAGACTCAACGCATTGCCGCAATACGTCACGGAAATCGACGGGCTCGACATTCACTTCATCCATGTGCGCTCGAAGCACGAGAACGCGCTGCCGATCATCGTCACACACGGCTGGCCTGGCTCGATCATCGAGCAGTTGAAGATCATCGAACCGTTCACCAATCCGACCGCTCATGGTGGAAGTGCGTCCGATGCATTCCATGTCGTCATTCCTTCGCTTCCTGGCTACGGCTTTTCAGGCAAGCCAACGAAGACCGGCTGGGACCCCCAGCGCGTTGCTCGCGCCTGGGCTGTGCTGATGGACCGGCTCGGCTACCAGCGCTATGCAGCACAGGGCGGCGACTGGGGCAATGCCGTGACAGAACAGCTGGCGCTGCTCAAGCCTGCGGGACTCGTCGGCATTCACACCAACATGCCCGCGACCGTGCCCGACGCCATCGCCAAATCGCTCAAGGACGGCACGCCGCCCCCTGCCGGACTTTCGCCGGAGGAACAGCACGCGTACGACCAGCTCGATGACTTCTACAAGCATGGCCTGGGCTACGCGCTCGAAATGGCGAACCGCCCGCAAACGCTCTACGGCGTCCAGGATTCGCCAGTGGGCCTCGCGGCATGGATGCTCGACCACGATGCCCGCGGTCAGGCGCTGATCGCGCGCGTGTTCCAGGGCCAGCCCGAAGGCCTGACGAAGGATGATGTGCTCGACAACGTCACGCTCTATTGGTTGACGAAGACGGCGGTGTCCTCCGCGCGCCTGTATTGGGAAAACAAGCTCAACTTTTTCGAGCCCAAGCATGTGGAGCTGCCCGTTGGCGTGAGCGTCTTCCCGGACGAAATCTACGCCGCGCCAAGGAGCTGGACGGAACGCGCCTACCCCAAGCTGATTCACTACAACCGTCTTCCGAAAGGCGGCCATTTCGCAGCGTGGGAGCAGCCCGCCGCGTTCACGGAGGAAGTTCGCGCAACATTCAGGACGCTGCGCCAGCCGGCGTGA
- a CDS encoding OsmC family protein has translation MAHGEHTYRVSVQWTGNRGSGTSGYRDYDRDHVIRASGKPDIPGSSDPAFRGDAARWNPEDLLVASASACHKLWYLHLCAEAGIAVLAYEDDAEGTMADTPQRGAFTKIVLRPRVTIRASDNRSLAERLHHAAHEQCYIANSVNFPILCEPAIELAA, from the coding sequence ATGGCGCATGGCGAACATACCTATCGCGTTTCGGTGCAATGGACAGGCAATCGCGGCAGCGGCACCTCGGGTTATCGTGACTACGACCGCGATCACGTGATCCGCGCGAGCGGCAAGCCGGACATTCCGGGCTCGTCGGATCCGGCCTTTCGCGGCGACGCCGCGCGCTGGAATCCCGAGGATCTGCTCGTGGCTTCGGCTTCGGCGTGCCACAAACTCTGGTATCTGCATCTGTGCGCCGAGGCGGGTATCGCGGTGCTCGCCTATGAAGACGACGCCGAGGGCACGATGGCCGATACGCCGCAGCGCGGCGCCTTCACGAAGATCGTGCTGCGCCCGCGCGTGACGATCCGCGCGAGCGACAACCGCAGCCTCGCGGAGCGGTTGCATCATGCCGCGCACGAGCAGTGCTATATCGCCAATTCGGTGAACTTCCCCATTCTCTGCGAGCCCGCCATCGAACTGGCGGCATAG
- a CDS encoding Ohr family peroxiredoxin, protein MATIDKVLFSGNTHTTVNHDPAAQRGEFGVVDLALTSSSGETLDIVGTEPHPRAEQLFAGAWSACYISALGIAASLKKVTLPANAAVDIQVDIGQTGAAWFLGAHFTVTLPGVEQNVAEAIARSAHQICPYSKAVHGNIDVNLKVVTA, encoded by the coding sequence ATGGCAACGATCGACAAAGTGCTGTTCTCGGGCAACACCCACACCACCGTCAATCACGACCCCGCGGCACAACGCGGCGAATTCGGCGTGGTCGACCTCGCCCTCACGTCCTCAAGCGGCGAAACGCTCGACATCGTCGGCACCGAACCGCATCCGCGCGCCGAACAGCTGTTCGCGGGCGCGTGGTCCGCCTGCTACATCTCCGCACTCGGCATCGCGGCCTCGCTGAAGAAGGTCACCTTGCCGGCCAACGCCGCGGTGGACATCCAGGTCGATATCGGCCAGACCGGCGCCGCCTGGTTCCTCGGCGCGCACTTCACGGTCACGCTGCCGGGCGTCGAGCAAAACGTGGCGGAGGCCATCGCGCGCAGCGCCCATCAAATCTGCCCGTACTCGAAGGCCGTGCACGGCAACATCGACGTGAACCTGAAGGTCGTGACCGCGTGA
- a CDS encoding MarR family winged helix-turn-helix transcriptional regulator, with protein sequence MKSTDHAAPGAKPAPLADYLCFAVYSTNLAFGKAYKPILDELGLTYPQYIAIIALWEQDNQTVSGLGEKLFLESNTLTPMLKKLEAMGYVQRRRDPEDERQVRVNLTASGRKLREKSLKIADLTEATGLGPDDFMKLQKAIVALRANLIRSLDTE encoded by the coding sequence ATGAAATCGACGGATCACGCGGCGCCGGGCGCCAAGCCCGCGCCGCTCGCAGACTATCTTTGCTTCGCCGTGTACTCGACCAATCTGGCCTTCGGCAAGGCGTACAAGCCGATCCTGGACGAACTCGGGCTGACCTATCCGCAGTACATCGCGATCATCGCGCTCTGGGAGCAGGACAACCAGACGGTGAGCGGCCTGGGTGAGAAGCTGTTTCTCGAATCCAACACCCTCACGCCCATGTTGAAAAAGCTCGAAGCGATGGGATATGTGCAACGGCGGCGCGATCCGGAAGATGAGCGCCAGGTGCGTGTGAACCTGACCGCCAGCGGACGCAAGCTGCGCGAAAAGAGCTTGAAGATCGCGGATCTCACCGAAGCAACCGGACTGGGTCCCGACGACTTCATGAAGCTGCAGAAGGCGATCGTGGCCCTGCGTGCCAATCTGATTCGTTCACTCGACACCGAATAG